The following proteins come from a genomic window of Macadamia integrifolia cultivar HAES 741 chromosome 14, SCU_Mint_v3, whole genome shotgun sequence:
- the LOC122061012 gene encoding mavicyanin-like: protein MAKLQLSLLLLMAMGCVIMAPMNAMITHNVGGSFGWSIPKDPNFYQDWANPRTFGVGDKLVFTYVPMVHNVLEVIEKDFTTCNPQEKPIHIHTSGVTIVELTNSGNYYFFCAYGKHCELGQKLNITVGYKPGSTGGTVASDAATTAAGYATNLVHNKSSCNSIHFFGLVSGIVVFLVLQFHCSSYKMYLINFRSS, encoded by the exons ATGGCGAAACTGCAACTCTCCCTGCTCCTCTTGATGGCAATGGGCTGTGTTATAATGGCACCAATGAATGCGATGATAACCCACAATGTAGGAGGAAGCTTTGGCTGGAGCATCCCCAAGGATCCCAACTTCTACCAAGATTGGGCAAACCCAAGAACCTTCGGCGTGGGTGACAAGTTGG TGTTCACATATGTACCAATGGTGCACAACGTGTTGGAGGTTATTGAGAAGGACTTCACTACATGCAATCCCCAAGAAAAACCCATTCACATTCACACCAGTGGGGTAACCATTGTGGAGCTAACCAATTCAGGAAACTATTATTTCTTCTGTGCATATGGGAAACATTGTGAGCTTGGCCAGAAACTTAACATTACTGTGGGCTATAAGCCAGGATCAACAGGAGGTACAGTAGCCTCTGATGCTGCTACTACTGCTGCTGGATATGCTACCAATTTAGTTCACAACAAATCCTCTTGCAATTCCATTCACTTCTTTGGCTTGGTTTCTGGTATAGTTGTTTTCTTGGTTTTACAGTTTCACTGTTCATCTTATAAGATGTACTTGATCAACTTTAGGTCTTCCTAA
- the LOC122060572 gene encoding plastid division protein PDV1, whose amino-acid sequence MQWKMELEEFEAVLEKIWDLHDKLSDAIHFISRSHFLNSIDAQKNPDDFYFSRDYDKKQPRSDGDDERNSGYVFVKDFRVDDHTALAEAKSLNSIRTALENLEDQLEFFHTIQSQQQTERDAAIARLEQSRIVLAMRLADHQGKKYEVIEEAMAFVGDVKNEGHFVSPEHLYVSPRSQSDENSGDHEGKKSNIVMQVLASGFTFARKSLKLEKMGGLLGNAALFTVSMLALLHLNQVAFKKNFMVDVSEMQENSFSMKGRENFSQLEGLSPRSRVKHLDVMAARG is encoded by the exons ATGCAATGGAAAATGGAGCTCGAAGAGTTCGAAGCGGTTCTGGAGAAGATTTGGGACCTGCACGACAAGCTTAGTGATGCCATCCACTTTATCTCGAGATCGCATTTCCTTAACTCCATTGATGCTCAGAAGAATCCTGACGATTTTTACTTTTCTCGCGACTACGACAAGAAGCAGCCTCGTTCCGATGGAGATGATGAACGAAACAGCGGATATGTTTTCGTGAAAGACTTTCGTGTTGACGACCACACAGCGCTTGCGGAGGCCAAGAGCCTTAATTCCATTAGGACTGCGCTTGAGAACCTCGAAGACCAGCTTGAGTTTTTTCAT ACTATACAATCACAGCAGCAAACTGAAAGAGATGCTGCAATTGCACGTTTGGAGCAAAGTCGAATTGTCCTTGCAATGAGACTGGCTGATCACCAAGGTAAAAAATACGAAGTCATTGAAGAAGCTATGGCTTTTGTTGGAGATGTAAAAAATGAAGGCCACTTTGTCTCCCCAGAACATTTATATGTATCACCTAGAAGCCAATCCGATGAAAACTCAGGAGACCATGAAGGGAAAAAGTCAAATATTGTGATGCAAGTTCTGGCATCAGGTTTTACCTTTGCTAGGAAATCTCTTAAACTGGAGAAGATGGGTGGTTTATTGGGAAATGCTGCTTTATTCACTGTTAGCATGCTCGCATTACTACATCTCAACCAAGTAGCCTTCAAGAAAAATTTTATGGTGGATGTTTCAGAGATGCAGGAGAATTCCTTTTCTATGAAAGGAAGAGAGAACTTTTCTCAGTTGGAGGGTTTGTCACCTAGGAGTCGTGTGAAGCATTTGGATGTGATGGCAGCTAGGGGTTAG
- the LOC122061287 gene encoding ethylene-responsive transcription factor CRF1-like: protein MDQSVFSPIKYSEHRHVTKKLLRPSSARSRNVGCRSQWESSASGGPKVVRISITDADATDSSSDEEDQLFCRHRVKKYVSEISIESCSRDESCATGNWTNRSVRNNGRKRLPRPAETQVGRRPVKLSVSNNGKKYRGVRQRPWGKWAAEIRDPARRIRLWLGTYDTAEEAAKVYDNAAIQLRGPDAMTNFATTTTTTTTTVLKPKPEVQTTTSTSYDSGEESPHNLSSPTSVLRFRSAPSEDSESQNRQEPFKQIKEEASLPEPQPESVPSGGCSSDNSTSTSTSVSGCEGEGEIFLSCVEDTPFLNDLMDFETPAPELFDELNLPDNFFSVDFGDIFLGSSEDIGSSSWRVDDFFQEIGDIFASDPLVAL from the coding sequence ATGGATCAAAGTGTTTTCTCTCCTATCAAATACTCCGAGCACCGCCATGTCACTAAGAAGCTCCTCAGACCCTCGTCGGCGAGGTCTAGAAATGTAGGTTGCCGCTCCCAGTGGGAGTCAAGCGCCTCCGGTGGTCCAAAAGTTGTGAGGATCTCCATCACCGATGCCGATGCCACAGACTCCTCAAGCGACGAGGAAGACCAACTCTTCTGCCGCCACCGTGTGAAGAAATACGTCAGTGAGATAAGTATCGAGTCATGTTCCCGGGATGAAAGCTGCGCCACGGGAAACTGGACCAACAGATCCGTAAGGAACAACGGTCGGAAAAGACTTCCCAGACCGGCGGAGACTCAGGTGGGTCGCCGGCCGGTGAAGCTATCTGTGTCTAACAACGGCAAGAAGTACCGTGGCGTAAGGCAACGGCCGTGGGGCAAATGGGCTGCAGAGATTCGAGATCCTGCGCGACGTATACGGCTATGGCTGGGTACTTATGATACCGCCGAGGAAGCGGCTAAGGTTTATGACAATGCGGCGATTCAGTTACGAGGTCCCGATGCCATGACCAATTTcgccactaccactaccactacaACAACTACAGTACTTAAACCCAAACCAGAAGTACAGACGACGACGTCTACCAGCTACGACTCAGGCGAAGAATCACCTCACAACCTCTCATCTCCGACCTCCGTTCTCCGGTTCCGTTCTGCTCCAAGTGAAGACTCCGAGTCTCAAAACCGACAGGAACCGTTTaaacaaatcaaagaagaagcgTCTTTACCAGAACCTCAACCTGAATCTGTACCTAGTGGTGGTTGCAGTAGTGATAATAGTACCAGTACCAGTACCAGTGTGAGTGGTTGCGAAGGAGAAGGTGAAATCTTCTTGTCTTGTGTAGAAGATACACCTTTCTTAAACGATTTAATGGATTTCGAAACACCGGCGCCGGAGCTGTTCGATGAGTTAAACTTGCCGGACAATTTTTTCAGTGTAGATTTCGGCGATATCTTTCTCGGTTCAAGTGAAGATATCGGATCATCATCATGGCGCGTAGATGACTTCTTTCAAGAAATCGGCGATATATTCGCTTCTGATCCTCTCGTTGCTCTCTGA